A single region of the Mycobacteriales bacterium genome encodes:
- the atpF gene encoding F0F1 ATP synthase subunit B — MPFHILLAQAEETDKFTPVAPHPGELIAAALFFVLLFVIISRVVLPKLNATLAAREKALAGQLTEAESTRNQADQVLAEYRAKLADAQAEANRIIEEGRRSAETIVAEARTRAEAEAQTLVQRAQGDIQAERDRALGALRSELATLSIDLASRVVGRSLDSEAQRSLVDSYIDQLSNQN, encoded by the coding sequence GTGCCGTTCCACATCCTGCTGGCGCAGGCCGAGGAGACCGACAAGTTCACCCCGGTCGCGCCGCACCCGGGCGAGCTGATCGCGGCGGCGCTGTTCTTCGTGCTGCTGTTCGTCATCATCAGCCGCGTCGTGCTGCCGAAGCTCAACGCCACCCTCGCCGCGCGCGAGAAGGCGCTGGCCGGCCAGCTCACCGAGGCCGAGTCGACGCGCAACCAGGCCGACCAGGTGCTCGCCGAGTACCGCGCGAAGCTCGCCGACGCGCAGGCCGAGGCCAACCGCATCATCGAGGAGGGTCGCCGCTCCGCGGAGACCATCGTCGCGGAGGCGCGCACCCGCGCCGAGGCCGAGGCGCAGACGCTCGTGCAGCGGGCGCAGGGCGACATCCAGGCCGAGCGCGACCGGGCGCTGGGCGCGCTGCGCTCGGAGCTGGCGACGCTGTCCATCGACCTCGCGAGCCGGGTGGTCGGGCGCTCGCTCGACAGCGAGGCGCAGCGGAGCCTGGTCGACAGCTACATCGACCAGCTCAGCAACCAGAACTGA
- a CDS encoding GNAT family N-acetyltransferase — protein MTAQPTETLRDAGGTPVADYFTAPGERTWVVVTALHAAPEEAAAAVVAAFAGSRVVTDDDAFADALLARGGVLRRRGHDYAFDLATVPPECADARPPEGFALAPVGDPDALVAAHEAAYPPEHRDHEADLDHTADVRAMVGGEILGPLAREASWQVSDADGPCGALLVVDRPAGPQGEAALWVVDVFVHPRHRGQGLGAVLLRRGLAGGAAAGHRRMGLVVTDGNPARGVYEALGFVHVKSGSSIDI, from the coding sequence GTGACCGCACAGCCCACCGAGACGCTCCGCGACGCCGGCGGCACGCCCGTCGCCGACTACTTCACCGCCCCCGGCGAACGCACCTGGGTGGTCGTGACCGCCCTGCACGCGGCGCCGGAGGAGGCCGCCGCGGCCGTCGTGGCGGCGTTCGCCGGCTCGCGGGTGGTGACCGACGACGACGCGTTCGCCGACGCGCTGCTGGCGCGCGGCGGGGTGCTGCGCCGCCGCGGCCACGACTACGCGTTCGACCTCGCGACCGTGCCCCCGGAGTGCGCGGACGCGCGACCGCCGGAGGGGTTCGCGCTGGCGCCGGTCGGCGACCCGGACGCGCTGGTGGCGGCGCACGAGGCGGCGTACCCGCCGGAGCACCGCGACCACGAGGCGGACCTCGACCACACCGCCGACGTGCGGGCGATGGTGGGCGGCGAGATCCTCGGTCCGCTGGCCCGCGAGGCGTCGTGGCAGGTCTCCGACGCCGACGGACCGTGCGGGGCGCTGCTCGTCGTGGACCGCCCGGCCGGGCCGCAGGGCGAGGCGGCGCTGTGGGTGGTCGACGTGTTCGTGCACCCGCGCCACCGCGGCCAGGGGCTCGGCGCCGTGCTGCTGCGGCGCGGGCTGGCCGGCGGCGCGGCGGCCGGGCACCGGCGGATGGGCCTGGTCGTCACCGACGGCAACCCGGCGCGGGGCGTGTACGAGGCGCTCGGCTTCGTCCACGTGAAGTCCGGGTCCAGCATCGACATCTAG
- a CDS encoding F0F1 ATP synthase subunit gamma, with protein MAGKLREVRRRIRSVKSTQKITRAMELIAASRIVKAQARSEAARPYAEEIARVVADLMAAGGGGAELLTARETTQAVGVLAVTADRGLAGAYNTNVLKLAEAARREAAAEGQRSEVYAYGRKALSYFRYRQVELGGVWTGVSDTPPYTVAKEIGGRLVEDYLAGKVDRVLLAYTEYVNVVTQRPRTVQLLPVLAPERSADEAEGGALRADIEFEPSAETILESLLPRYVESRVFACLLDAAASEHAARRRAMKAATDNADELIKILTRDANRARQAEITTEISEIVGGAEALAEDD; from the coding sequence ATGGCCGGGAAGCTTCGCGAGGTACGGCGGCGGATCCGCTCCGTCAAGAGCACGCAGAAGATCACGCGCGCGATGGAGCTGATCGCGGCGTCGCGGATCGTCAAGGCGCAGGCGCGCAGCGAGGCCGCGCGCCCGTACGCCGAGGAGATCGCGCGCGTCGTCGCCGACCTCATGGCGGCGGGCGGCGGCGGCGCCGAGCTGCTCACCGCCCGCGAGACGACGCAGGCGGTCGGCGTCCTCGCCGTCACCGCCGACCGCGGCCTGGCCGGCGCGTACAACACCAACGTCCTCAAGCTCGCCGAGGCCGCCCGCCGCGAGGCGGCGGCGGAGGGGCAGCGGTCCGAGGTGTACGCGTACGGCCGCAAGGCGCTGTCGTACTTCCGCTACCGGCAGGTCGAGCTCGGCGGCGTGTGGACCGGCGTGTCCGACACCCCGCCGTACACCGTGGCGAAGGAGATCGGCGGCCGGCTGGTCGAGGACTACCTGGCCGGCAAGGTCGACCGGGTGCTGCTCGCGTACACCGAGTACGTCAACGTCGTCACCCAGCGGCCGCGCACCGTCCAGCTCCTGCCGGTGCTGGCACCGGAGCGTTCCGCCGACGAGGCCGAGGGCGGCGCGCTGCGAGCCGACATCGAGTTCGAGCCGAGCGCCGAGACGATCCTCGAGTCGCTGCTGCCGCGCTACGTCGAGAGCCGGGTGTTCGCCTGCCTGCTCGACGCGGCCGCCTCCGAGCACGCCGCCCGCCGCCGCGCCATGAAGGCCGCGACGGACAACGCCGACGAGCTCATCAAGATCCTGACCCGCGACGCCAACCGCGCCCGTCAGGCCGAAATCACCACCGAGATCTCCGAGATCGTCGGCGGCGCCGAGGCGCTCGCCGAGGACGACTAG
- a CDS encoding cob(I)yrinic acid a,c-diamide adenosyltransferase translates to MAVHLTRIYTKTGDDGTTALGDMSRVRKTAPRIAAFADVDEANAAVGTALALGNLPEDVRAVLLRVQNDLFDVGADLCTPVAEDPEFPPLRVTDAYVERLERECDRWNERLEPLRSFVLPGGSAGSALLHVARTVVRRAERLVWTLLEAEPETTSPTPALYLNRLSDLLFILCRVANDDGAADVLWKPGG, encoded by the coding sequence ATGGCCGTGCACCTCACCCGCATCTACACCAAGACCGGCGACGACGGCACCACCGCCCTCGGCGACATGAGCCGGGTGCGCAAGACCGCGCCGCGGATCGCGGCGTTCGCCGACGTGGACGAGGCCAACGCCGCCGTCGGCACCGCGCTCGCGCTCGGCAACCTGCCGGAGGACGTACGGGCGGTGCTGCTGCGGGTGCAGAACGACCTGTTCGACGTCGGCGCCGACCTGTGCACACCGGTCGCGGAGGACCCCGAGTTCCCGCCGTTGCGGGTCACCGACGCCTACGTCGAGCGGCTGGAACGCGAGTGCGACCGGTGGAACGAGCGCCTGGAGCCGCTGCGCTCGTTCGTGCTGCCGGGCGGGTCGGCCGGGAGCGCGCTGCTGCACGTCGCGCGCACCGTCGTCCGCCGCGCCGAGCGGCTGGTGTGGACGTTGCTGGAGGCGGAGCCGGAGACGACGAGCCCGACGCCGGCGCTGTACCTGAACCGGCTCTCCGACCTGCTGTTCATCCTCTGCCGCGTCGCCAACGACGACGGCGCCGCCGACGTGCTCTGGAAGCCCGGCGGCTAG
- the atpE gene encoding F0F1 ATP synthase subunit C translates to MHPVVHAATTLAQEGDVNTLRVVGRGLVYGLAAIGPGIGIGYLVGQTVQAIARQPEAAGQLRTTMFIGIALVEALAIFGLALAFIIS, encoded by the coding sequence ATGCACCCCGTCGTGCACGCCGCCACCACCCTCGCGCAGGAGGGTGACGTCAACACGCTCCGCGTCGTCGGCCGCGGCCTCGTCTACGGTCTCGCCGCGATCGGCCCGGGCATCGGCATCGGCTACCTGGTCGGCCAGACCGTCCAGGCGATCGCCCGCCAGCCCGAGGCGGCCGGCCAGCTCCGGACGACGATGTTCATCGGCATCGCGCTCGTCGAGGCGCTCGCCATCTTCGGCCTCGCGCTCGCGTTCATCATCAGCTAG
- the atpB gene encoding F0F1 ATP synthase subunit A yields the protein MTLAEGVPELGELFNWKFGLFHVPFLNWTIFAMLIAFLLAALFLLTAFNKGEVVPGKYQLIGESLVGFVRTNIAEEVIGHDGVRYVPYLLTVFTLIFFFNFMEVFPGVSFPPSSKIAVPMFFALVSWLVFNIEGMRRNGFGRYWKEILFPPGVPVALYILLTPIEFLSNIVIRPITLTLRLTFNMLAGHLILSLLAILLLNVVDPIGPKALAAPFVIAIGVGLTGFEIFVGFLQAFIFTVLTALYIGGAVHPQH from the coding sequence GTGACGCTGGCTGAAGGCGTTCCCGAGCTCGGCGAGCTGTTCAACTGGAAGTTCGGGCTGTTCCACGTCCCGTTCCTCAACTGGACGATCTTCGCGATGCTCATCGCGTTCCTGCTCGCCGCGCTGTTCCTGCTGACGGCGTTCAACAAGGGCGAGGTCGTCCCGGGCAAGTACCAGCTCATCGGGGAGAGCCTGGTCGGCTTCGTGCGGACCAACATCGCCGAGGAGGTCATCGGCCACGACGGCGTCCGCTACGTGCCGTACCTGCTCACGGTGTTCACGCTGATCTTCTTCTTCAACTTCATGGAGGTCTTCCCCGGGGTGTCGTTCCCCCCGAGCTCGAAGATCGCCGTGCCGATGTTCTTCGCGCTCGTGTCCTGGCTCGTGTTCAACATCGAGGGCATGCGGCGCAACGGCTTCGGCAGGTACTGGAAGGAGATCCTCTTCCCGCCGGGCGTCCCGGTCGCGCTGTACATCCTGCTGACGCCGATCGAGTTCCTCTCGAACATCGTCATCCGGCCGATCACGCTCACCCTGCGACTGACGTTCAACATGCTCGCCGGCCACCTGATCCTGAGCCTGCTCGCGATCCTGCTGCTCAACGTCGTGGACCCGATCGGGCCGAAGGCGCTCGCCGCGCCGTTCGTCATCGCCATCGGCGTCGGGCTGACCGGCTTCGAGATCTTCGTCGGCTTCCTCCAGGCCTTCATCTTCACGGTGCTCACCGCGCTCTACATCGGCGGCGCCGTCCACCCGCAGCACTAG
- the atpD gene encoding F0F1 ATP synthase subunit beta, protein MTETLTPPAGTSPDAHPAGRVVQVIGPVVDVEFPVGSLPEINFALKLTRTIEGETRTITLEVAQHIGSGVVRAIALQPTDGVQRGQEVQNTGASIKVPVGNGVLGHVYNVLGEPLDTTADQIDADDYWPIHRAAPRFEDLEPKAEIFETGIKVIDLLEPYVKGGKIGMFGGAGVGKTVVIQEMIYRVAQQHGGASVFAGVGERTREGNDLWIEMKESGVLEKTALVFGQMDEPPGVRLRVALSALTMAEYFRDVQRQDVLLFVDNVFRFTQAGSEVSTLLGRMPSAVGYQPTLADEMGVLQERITSTRGRSITSLQAIYVPADDLTDPAPATTFAHLDATTVLSRQIAELGIYPAVDPLDSTSRILDPRVIGQEHYDVARRVQGILQRYKDLQDIIAILGMDELPEEDKVLVQRARKIQRFLSQPFFVAEQFTGIPGKYVPLEETVKSFKAVCDGEYDHLPEQAFFLVGSIEEAVAKAETLKG, encoded by the coding sequence ATGACCGAGACCCTCACCCCGCCGGCCGGCACGTCGCCGGACGCGCACCCCGCCGGCCGCGTCGTCCAGGTCATCGGCCCGGTCGTCGACGTGGAGTTCCCCGTCGGCTCGCTGCCGGAGATCAACTTCGCGCTCAAGCTGACCCGCACCATCGAGGGCGAGACGCGCACCATCACCCTCGAGGTCGCGCAGCACATCGGCTCCGGCGTCGTCCGCGCCATCGCGTTGCAGCCGACCGACGGCGTGCAGCGCGGCCAGGAGGTGCAGAACACCGGCGCCTCCATCAAGGTGCCGGTCGGCAACGGCGTCCTCGGCCACGTCTACAACGTCCTCGGCGAGCCGCTCGACACGACCGCCGACCAGATCGACGCCGACGACTACTGGCCGATCCACCGCGCCGCGCCGCGGTTCGAGGACCTCGAGCCGAAGGCGGAGATCTTCGAGACCGGCATCAAGGTCATCGACCTGCTCGAGCCGTACGTCAAGGGCGGCAAGATCGGCATGTTCGGCGGCGCCGGCGTCGGCAAGACCGTCGTCATCCAGGAGATGATCTACCGCGTCGCGCAGCAGCACGGTGGCGCGTCGGTGTTCGCCGGCGTCGGCGAGCGCACCCGCGAGGGCAACGACCTCTGGATCGAGATGAAGGAGTCGGGCGTCCTCGAGAAGACGGCGCTCGTCTTCGGCCAGATGGACGAGCCGCCGGGCGTCCGCCTCCGCGTCGCGCTCTCCGCGCTGACCATGGCCGAGTACTTCCGCGACGTGCAGCGCCAGGACGTGCTGCTCTTCGTCGACAACGTCTTCCGCTTCACGCAGGCGGGCTCCGAGGTGTCGACGCTGCTCGGCCGCATGCCGTCGGCGGTCGGTTACCAGCCGACGCTCGCCGACGAGATGGGCGTGCTCCAGGAGCGGATCACCTCGACCCGAGGCCGTTCGATCACCTCGCTCCAGGCGATCTACGTCCCCGCCGACGACCTGACCGACCCGGCGCCGGCGACGACGTTCGCCCACCTCGACGCGACGACCGTTCTGTCGCGGCAGATCGCCGAGCTCGGCATCTACCCGGCGGTCGACCCGCTCGACTCGACGTCGCGGATCCTCGACCCGCGCGTCATCGGCCAGGAGCACTACGACGTGGCCCGCCGCGTCCAGGGCATCCTGCAGCGGTACAAGGACCTCCAGGACATCATCGCGATCCTCGGCATGGACGAGCTCCCCGAGGAGGACAAGGTCCTCGTCCAGCGCGCGCGGAAGATCCAGCGGTTCCTGTCGCAGCCGTTCTTCGTGGCCGAGCAGTTCACCGGCATCCCCGGCAAGTACGTGCCGCTGGAGGAGACGGTGAAGTCGTTCAAGGCCGTCTGCGACGGCGAGTACGACCACCTGCCGGAGCAGGCGTTCTTCCTCGTCGGCTCCATCGAGGAGGCCGTGGCGAAGGCGGAGACGCTCAAGGGCTGA
- a CDS encoding DUF2550 family protein, producing the protein MLVLLVLAALVAAWFARWLLARRARARFCPPDECLTLALRLRPRGRLGWRHGFARLTGDAIEWRAEHKLGDGADLRIERAGLVLREHRPVARGEAMLSELCELVFGLYKGEEIQLGVLRTDLERFLDWAAG; encoded by the coding sequence GTGCTGGTCCTCCTCGTCCTCGCGGCGCTCGTCGCCGCGTGGTTCGCGCGGTGGCTGCTCGCCCGGCGCGCCCGCGCCCGCTTCTGCCCCCCGGACGAGTGCCTGACCCTCGCGCTGCGGCTGCGCCCGCGCGGCCGGCTCGGCTGGCGGCACGGCTTCGCCCGGCTCACCGGCGACGCGATCGAGTGGCGCGCCGAGCACAAGCTCGGCGACGGCGCCGACCTGCGCATCGAACGCGCGGGCCTGGTGCTGCGCGAGCACCGCCCGGTGGCGCGCGGCGAGGCGATGCTCAGCGAGCTGTGCGAGCTGGTGTTCGGGCTCTACAAGGGGGAGGAGATCCAGCTCGGCGTGCTGCGGACCGACCTGGAACGGTTCCTCGACTGGGCCGCGGGCTAG
- a CDS encoding AtpZ/AtpI family protein: MAGTPERTQWQDLGTAWNAVIEFSAALAVYGVLGYYADKWLHTGHVLFLGGLLLGLVLGLYILLKRSEQADREHLAARRADRAAR, translated from the coding sequence ATGGCTGGGACACCGGAGCGCACGCAGTGGCAGGACCTCGGGACGGCGTGGAACGCCGTGATCGAGTTCTCCGCCGCGCTCGCCGTCTACGGCGTCCTCGGCTATTACGCCGACAAGTGGCTGCACACCGGTCACGTCCTGTTCCTCGGTGGTCTGCTCCTCGGTCTCGTGCTCGGCCTCTACATCCTGCTGAAGAGGTCCGAGCAGGCCGACCGGGAGCACCTCGCGGCGAGGCGTGCGGACCGTGCGGCCCGCTGA
- a CDS encoding F0F1 ATP synthase subunit epsilon — protein MATMQVELVSAERRLWSGEAEMVVARTTEGEIGILPGHAPMLGELGSGVLRIIEAPGQEVTAAIHGGFLSVAASGVSVLADIAELAPDIDLARAQAAYDRAVASISGDDDGPAREAVARATARLRAAGQPVG, from the coding sequence ATGGCAACGATGCAGGTCGAGCTGGTCTCCGCCGAACGCCGCCTCTGGTCGGGCGAGGCCGAGATGGTCGTCGCGCGCACCACGGAGGGCGAGATCGGGATCCTCCCGGGCCACGCGCCGATGCTCGGCGAGCTCGGCAGCGGCGTGCTGCGGATCATCGAGGCGCCGGGCCAGGAGGTCACGGCGGCGATCCACGGCGGGTTCCTCTCGGTCGCCGCGAGCGGCGTGTCGGTGCTCGCCGACATCGCCGAGCTGGCGCCGGACATCGATCTGGCCCGCGCCCAGGCGGCGTACGACCGCGCCGTCGCGTCGATCTCCGGCGACGACGACGGCCCGGCGCGCGAGGCGGTCGCCCGCGCGACCGCGCGGCTGCGCGCCGCCGGCCAGCCCGTCGGGTAA
- the murA gene encoding UDP-N-acetylglucosamine 1-carboxyvinyltransferase → MERFLVTGGGRLAGEVRVTGAKNSVLKVMAACLLAEGTSTLRNVPDIGDVPIMAEVLRGLGAEVSGDAPEVRVTVPRDLAHVADYEHVRRIRGSICVLGPLLARCGRARVALPGGDAIGSRALDLHVAGLQKLGATFESEHGYLVAQAPKLRGEQIWLDFPSVGATENILMAAVLADGTTVIDNVAREPEIVDLCEMLVAMGARIGGIGTSTLEVEGVAELAPTTHDTVPDRIVAGTFAIAAAMTLGDVTVRGARADHLRLPLDKLVQAGADVEELGDGFRVSMERRPRAVDVVTLPYPGFPTDLQPLAIAMAAISDGAAFVTENIFEGRFMFIDELVRIGADVRTDGHHAVVRGRERLSGAPVRATDIRAGAGLVLAGLVAEGVTEVADVFHVDRGYAGFVEQLRSLGAGVTRVRDDVLDAPSS, encoded by the coding sequence GTGGAACGATTTCTGGTCACCGGCGGCGGCCGGCTCGCGGGCGAGGTGCGCGTCACCGGCGCCAAGAACTCCGTGCTCAAGGTGATGGCGGCCTGCCTGCTCGCCGAGGGGACGTCGACGTTGCGCAACGTCCCCGACATCGGCGACGTGCCGATCATGGCGGAGGTGCTGCGCGGGCTCGGCGCCGAGGTGAGCGGCGACGCGCCGGAGGTGCGGGTCACGGTGCCGCGCGACCTCGCGCACGTCGCCGACTACGAGCACGTCCGCCGCATCCGCGGCTCGATCTGCGTGCTCGGCCCGCTGCTCGCGCGCTGCGGCCGCGCCCGCGTCGCGCTGCCCGGTGGCGACGCGATCGGCTCGCGCGCGCTGGACCTGCACGTCGCCGGGCTGCAGAAGCTCGGCGCGACGTTCGAGAGCGAGCACGGCTACCTCGTCGCGCAGGCGCCGAAGCTGCGCGGTGAGCAGATCTGGCTCGACTTCCCGAGCGTCGGCGCGACCGAGAACATCCTCATGGCCGCCGTCCTCGCCGACGGCACGACCGTCATCGACAACGTCGCCCGCGAGCCGGAGATCGTCGACCTCTGCGAGATGCTCGTCGCGATGGGCGCCCGCATCGGCGGCATCGGCACGTCGACGCTCGAGGTCGAGGGCGTCGCCGAGCTGGCGCCGACGACGCACGACACGGTGCCGGACCGGATCGTGGCGGGGACGTTCGCGATCGCCGCGGCGATGACGCTCGGCGACGTGACGGTGCGCGGCGCGCGCGCCGACCACCTGCGGCTGCCGCTGGACAAGCTGGTGCAGGCGGGCGCGGACGTCGAGGAGCTGGGCGACGGGTTCCGCGTGTCGATGGAGCGCCGCCCGCGCGCGGTCGACGTCGTGACGCTGCCGTACCCCGGCTTCCCGACCGACCTCCAGCCGCTCGCGATCGCCATGGCCGCGATCAGCGACGGCGCGGCGTTCGTGACCGAGAACATCTTCGAGGGCCGGTTCATGTTCATCGACGAGCTGGTCCGGATCGGCGCGGACGTGCGCACCGACGGCCACCACGCCGTCGTCCGCGGCCGCGAACGCCTCTCCGGCGCGCCCGTCCGCGCCACCGACATCCGCGCCGGCGCCGGTCTCGTGCTGGCCGGACTGGTGGCCGAGGGCGTGACCGAGGTCGCCGACGTGTTCCACGTCGACCGGGGCTATGCCGGGTTCGTGGAGCAGCTCCGTTCGCTCGGCGCCGGCGTCACCCGCGTGCGCGACGACGTGCTGGACGCGCCGTCGTCGTGA
- the atpH gene encoding ATP synthase F1 subunit delta encodes MSDAQIDGYAAAMFEVARAEDVLGRAVDELFRFSRSVDANPDLRSALTDPGSTGEAKTRIIEELLSGRAHPVTSRLLSLVVEAGLARDLTRIVDAFTARASAAGQAAVAEVRVAAPIDEEQRTRIAEALTRSKGRPVDVKVIVDPSVIGGVVTTIGDEVIDGSVRRRLEQLRASLAG; translated from the coding sequence ATGAGCGACGCGCAGATCGACGGCTACGCCGCCGCGATGTTCGAGGTGGCCCGGGCCGAGGACGTGCTCGGCCGGGCCGTCGACGAGCTGTTCCGGTTCAGCCGGTCCGTCGACGCCAACCCGGACCTGCGGTCGGCGCTGACCGACCCCGGTTCGACGGGCGAGGCCAAGACGCGCATCATCGAGGAGCTGCTGTCGGGGCGGGCGCACCCCGTCACGTCGCGGCTCCTGTCGCTCGTCGTCGAGGCCGGCCTGGCCCGCGACCTGACCCGCATCGTCGACGCGTTCACGGCACGCGCGTCGGCCGCCGGGCAGGCCGCGGTCGCCGAGGTCCGCGTCGCGGCGCCGATCGACGAGGAGCAGCGCACCCGCATCGCGGAGGCGCTGACGCGCAGCAAGGGCCGCCCGGTCGACGTGAAGGTGATCGTCGACCCGTCGGTCATCGGCGGCGTCGTCACGACCATCGGCGACGAGGTCATCGACGGCTCCGTCCGCCGCCGCCTCGAGCAGCTCCGCGCCAGCCTTGCCGGCTGA